The stretch of DNA TCTTAAACTTTTTTCGGTGCAAAACATTTGCATTCAGTCCCCATCCATTCTGTTGATTGTTATAATGTTGATGGATTTCATTTTGACGCTGCTGATTGGCACCAAAGGTTTGCTCAAAATTAGAGCGCTTCATCAAGGCATCGTTCCATTTAAACTTAAGTTGAAACTTTAAATCTTGAGTTGGATCAAATTTATGTTTAAAACTACTGTTCAAATTGTGATTGCCAGCTTGAACGTTGCTATTCACACTTCCATTTCTAGTAAAAAACGAATTTAATCCAATAGAACGCATCTCATTAAAGGCTTCCTTTCGTTTATTCATAATAGAATAGAAATAGTGTGTACTCCACTCTGTTTTATCACTAATAAACCAATTAAAATTAGCACCACCACCAAGCGTTCGAGCAATTCCATCCTTATTATCCATTAATAATGCGCCTAACGGATCATCGCCATTAATTTCCAAATTGATACTGCCTCCTCCAGACATCATACTCTGGATTCCTCCCATCAGATTAATATAGTCCATAAAACTAAAACTCTGTTCATTGACATTATTAAACGCCCCAATGGTTGAAACTCTCATCGTCGGGTTAAAATAATTCAAACTCAAATTGCTACGGTAGCGATGATTGTTTGCCGTTCCTTTAAATGGGCTGGGAACAGTATAACCATACCCCCCATCTACATGACCAAAAAAGCCATGCTTTTTATCTGCTTTTAACTTCAAATTAATGGTTTTTCTTTTTACTCCATCGTCTACGCCTGAGAACTCTGCCATTTCCGATTTTCGATCATAAACTTGAACTTTATTGATGGCATCCGCAGGCAGGTTTTTCATAGCAATTTCGGGATTATCACCAAAAAATTCTTTGCCATCTACCAGAATTCGATCCACAGCCTCCCCCTGAGCTTTGACCTGACCATCCCGATCTACCTCAACCCCAGGCAATTTTTTGAGTAATGCTTCCACATTGTCATGTTCTTGGGTATGAAAAGCATCCGCACTATATTCCAACGTATCCCCCTTCATACGCATTGGAATGCGTTCTTCAACCACTTCTACCGAAGCTAAGGCTTCACTCTTTTCTTTGAGAACAATTGTTCCTAAATTTACTTTTTGGCTTAAATTTATCTCTTGGCTATATGTCTCATATCCCATATAACTAATCTGTAATAAATAACTTGTATTTTTAGGCGCTGTAATTTTAAAAATACCCTTTTCATTGGTCAATGCATATTCTTCCATTGTAGAATCAGGAAGATTTAACAACAAGACCGTAGCCCCAACTAACTCCGTAGCTGTTTCATCCACTAAATGACCATCAAGAGCATAGTAGGTTTGTCCATAACTTAACGGAATAGTCGTTATAAGCAAGATAAATAGATAAATTATTCGCATAATAAGATGATTACAAGATTATTTCAAAAAAGATAAATAATACCTTCTGAGAATAAGAAATAGAATACTAATGATCAGAACAAAACATGGAATACAACGCTATTATTTCAGTACTATCTTATGGCAAGAATGCTCTTTCTCCGTTTTAAGCTCTAGGTAATAAACACCTTTAGGATATCCTTCTAAGTTAAGCTCAAAATTACTTTTTTGAGCCTTCCCATTTAAAACCAACCTGCCCTCTATTGAATATAACCGATAATAGTTGGGGCTTAATTTATCCATAGCGGTAACAATATGAATCAGACCATTGGTGGGATTAGGATACACCAAAACTGGCGCTTCATTCTTTATTTTATTGCTAGCTAATAACAGTCCTGTAGCACAAGTAAAAGAGAGGCTGCTCACTGTAGAATTATTACCTAATTGCCCCAAGCTATTATCACCTGAAGTACAAATTACATCTAAACTTCCTTTGATTCCAGCACTATGCAAGCCATGGAAGCCTGCTGAACTCAGAAACCCCTGTGCTGTAGCAACCATTTCCCAATTCGAAGCAGTGCCAATTAATACTGGAAAAGATTGAACAGAAGCACTCCCATTTCCTAACTGCCCATAAAGATTATAGCCCCACCCATATAAAGTATGATTATTCTTAATAGCCAACGCCTGTACTGCTCCTGCTGAAATATATTTCCATTGGTGTCCAATCCCAATCTGTGTTGGAGTTAATTCATCAATCGTTGTCCCATTCCCTAACTGGCTACCACTATTTACCCCCCAAGACCATAAGGTGCTATCTAATTGAAGTGCTAAGGAATACCCCATTCCTGCCGCTATTGTCATCCAATTGCTATTGCTTCCTACCTGTACGGGTACCTGCTGGGAATTTATTGTTCCATTCCCCAATTGTCCTTTTGTATTCCCTCCCCAAGACCATAAGGTATGATTCGACTTTATTCCTAAAGAATGATCCGTTCCTGCAGAAATTGACAACCAATCATAAGTTCCTCCCACTTGAGTAGGAGTCGTAACAGTAATTAAATTTCCCAAGCCTAGTTCCCCATTCATATTCCCTCCCCAAGACCACAAACTACTGTCCTTTTTAATAGCCAAAGAATGTTCTGTTCCTGCTTCAATAATTTGCCAAGTAGTATCTATTCCTACCTGTACAGGTACTGCTTGCTGGCTTTGGTTTCCAATTCCTAATTGCCCACTAAAGTTTCCTCCCCAAGACCACAAACTACCGTTGCTCTTCAATGCTAAACAATGGAATCCCCCTGTAGAAATATCTACCCAATCCGTATCCGTTCCCACTTGTATAGGTTCCAACTGAGTAAGTGTATGCCCCAAGCCCAGTTGGCCATTAGCATTAAATCCCCAAGACCACAAACTGCCGTCCGATTTTAGTCCTACCGTAAACTCTGTTCCACAATCTATTTTCACCCAAGTTTCCTGAGCGTTGCTATGAATATTGCACCATGTAATTACGAATATAGTACACAGCATTATTTTAAAAACACACATACTTAACTTGATATTTTTTTAAATAATTTATTTGTCTACTATCGTTCAATGGTCTCTGTTTTGAGGATAACATTTCCATTCCCTCCGTATATTTCGGCCATTTCCTTTTGCTTAGCCTCTACAATCTTTTGATACTCTTTGCGGTTTACTTTTTTTCCTTTTTTGGGCTTGACAATTTTTTTAGGGTCTACTTTTTCAAAGTCAATTTGGGTAGCAACTACCTCATACTGCCCATCTTTCATGCTAAACGCCAATACAGCACCAGGTAAATCATTTATGCCACGAGGTCCTACAGATGAGGGAATTTCAGTGGTAAACCAAGCTTCCATTGCCTCCCCTTCATCAGCCATTGAGATTGCTTTTTTGCAAGTGTAGCCTAGGATTTCTTTAGATTCAGTTGTTATCTTCCATTTTTTCTTTTTGTTTCCTGTAATCAAGAATGTTTTGCCGAATAAGTCTTGTCGTTCAATTGACTCTTTATTCTTAAAATCATAATAATAGGCCTGTTCTGGGGCATCCATTTTGATTTGAATTTGAACATCTTCGTCATCACTTTTATAATCAATATCCTTATCTTCATTCACATCAACATTGGTATATAGCGCCGCTTCTTCATTAAAAAACAACACATTATTGGTGGATTGTTCGCTAGGAATCATCGCTTTCATTTCTTCTGTCAAGCCCTTCATATTATCAAAATCAATATCCAATTTAATGGTTTCTTTATAATGAATGGTACCTTCTGTTTTTTGGGCAAATCCTCTTATAGTAGTTAGAGCGCAAAGTAGGAATACAAATAATATTTTCATTTTTTATGGTTTGATTTAAACAAATTGCTCGTCGATCACCCAATGGCAGTCAAAGAACTTTTATTATTAATACTCTACAAAGGTAATGCGCTCCAAGGTTAAGGGAACTTGAATAAGGTTAATTAAGGTTAAAAGGAAATTTTTCGCATTTTGGGCAATAAAACAGACCATTTTTTCTTTTTTATATCTATATAAAAAAGAACTTATTATATCACAAACTATATAAAACAACTTATTATACATGCTGATTTTTTAATATATAGTTTGTAACTTGCTGCTTTAATTGTTAATTCTATCACATTTTAACAACATCCCAAAATTCCAATAGACCGATAACCTAGCTTTGCTAGCTCATGTAATAATCATCCCCTTTTTCAACTAGAATCACAATTATACATTCTATGAATTCATGTCCCTACCAATTCATACCAAACCTCCATTTAGTATTTATTCTATTGATTTTCCAAGCAACATCATTTGCACAAACCAGAAGTTGCCCACCGCCGTCAGAACTTGAGCTTAATCAGTTATTGCAACAGATCACTTCCCAAACACAAAATCAAGGCTTACAAATTGGAGGTATTGTAAAAGGTTCTTTTACCAAAACCAATCAAATTGATTATGTTTTTTGGCTCAAAGAACCAGTACAAAAAACAGCTCACTATAAACGAAAAATCGTCAAAATTGTCTGTCAAGATTCAAACTGGGAAATTGCCACTGTAGGCACTTTACCCATCGGAGCGGTCTTGTCCAAAAATAGTTTTGCAGATGTAACAGGAGATGGCATTTTAGAATGCCTATATAGCTTTTCGTATACCAATAAATACTGCGTAGATGGCTGTGCTATTATCTCTCTTCAGAATCATCAAATTCAGCAATTATATCAACAAAAAGAAAAACACAATTGCCAAGATATTGACTGGATGGGTTTTCAGCCTCAGACCGAGCTGCCTTTTATTTCTTACACGCTAAGTTCTCACGAGCAAAACAATGAAAAAGGAATTCTCTTAAAGCGATTTACCAAGAATTATCAAACAGGAAAAGGCGCTCAAGAAATATTAGAACAAGCAGACCTTGATAGTACTGCTGCCTTTCTAATTTACGATCGTAAGACTCGTACTTTTGTCTCTCCTATAAAAGAAGCTTGTCATTCACAAGCCTTTGCTGACGGAATCCTAACTCCTGGGCATCCTGCGATTAGAACAGTGGAACAATATCTCAATAAAAAGCCAAACCAAAATTTCCAAGTTGAAGGCGTTTGTTCTGCTCATTTTTCTACGCCATATCAGGTAGATTATTTGTTTTATAGCAATAGTTTTATGGCTCCTAATAACAGCCCTAAACGCAAAGCCATAAAAATTCGTTGTGATGGAGATCAATGGGTAATTGCAGGGATCTTATATGTGGGCATCAATTTTTCTAAAGCAAATATTCAGGATGTTAATGGCGATGGCATTGATGAAATTATTGATGAAGTCACACAGTTAGAAAAAGAGGGTTGCACCCAAACCTATAGAATCTTATCGTTTGCAGAACGAGTTGGGCAGCTTGTTTATAGCCATAAAAACAACTATGCTTCCTGCGACCATCAAACCACTCCACTTTCCTATTCCCCTCAAGGACCTCCTACGGGTACCGAATATACGATAAGGTTTAAGGATTTGGATCAAGATGGAACCAATGAACTTATTCAGTCTTCAGCAGAGAAACAAACTATTTTTGTCTATGATAGCAAACAAAAATGCTATATCAAACAACGTTGAAGTACCTTGAATAAGGTTAATTAAGGTTAATAAATCAACCAAGGCGTTTATATCTTCCTTATCTTAGGGTATGAACTTTGAACAACGATATCGGAATTCCAAAATCCTCTTTGGTATAAGTCTACTATTTTTAGTAGTTTTTTTGGCTGTTTGGTTGCAAAACATTTATCAAGACAAAATTGATGAACTGCAAACAGAAGTAAGTTATTTATGGCTAAAGTCCATCAAGGAAGTAGAGAATAAGGAGTTTTCAAAAAGGGTTATTACCTCTGTTACCAACTCTATTGACTGGTCTAACATTAAACAGCAAGATACTTCGGTTCATACCCTTATAAAAAAAATCATTATAGATACCGCTAAAACCAATCTTGTTACGGATTCCTTTTTGTTCGTCAATCAAAAAGAAGAGATAAGTGTTGAATTTAGCATCGACTCCATTCCTTTTCCTTTTTTAACCCAACAAAAAGGAAATATAAACCTCCAGATTCCCCCCTTAGAAGGCTCTGTAAATACAATCATGGAAAATATAGAGCAAGGGCTTACTTTTATTTTAAAAGAATTAAATCTAGATGAACAACTACTAGCAGTTAAGTTAGATAGTCAATTATTAGCTACTAACATACCGATTCAATACAACATTCTCTACCTAAAAGATTCCATTGACTTAGAAGATAGCCATCGAGATCGTTTTTTTATTGAAACAGCTACAGGTGCTAAGTACAGCCTAAAGATGCAGCATTATCCAAGCTATATTTGCCAAGAAATGTGGTTTGAATTTCTGATGGGTTTGCTATTGTTGGCAATTATTACGATTGCTTTTTATTATATTCTAAATAACCTAAAGGAACAAAATCGCTTAGTTAGCATCAAGAATGACTTAATTAGCAACATCACCCATGAGTTGCGAACGCCTATTTTTACGGTATCGGCAGCTTTAGAAGCCTTAGAAAGTTTTAATGGTTTAGAAGATCCGACTCGTACCAAAGAGTACATTAGCATTTCTAAAAATGAACTAAATCGGCTTTCTATTTTGGTTGAAAAAGTACTAAAAAGTTCTCTTTTTGAACAAGATACACTGCAAATTGACCCAGAAATATTTTTATTGAGTCGATTGATAGCAACCATTGCCAATTCGCTCCAATTACAGCTCGAAAAGCAAAATGCTAGCTTAGATATAACGGCAATTCCACCAACACTCCAAGTCTATGCCGATAAAATTCACCTTACCAATGTCATTTACAATTTAATCGATAATGCCTTAAAATACAGCGCTGATCGACCACCCATTATTCATATAAAAAGCAATACAACAGAGCAAACTACACAAATTATTGTTTCGGATAATGGAAAGGGAATTCCTGAGGAATATTTAGATCAAATTTTTAATAAATTTTTTAGGGTGCCTGAGGGAAATTTACACCAAATTAAAGGCTATGGATTGGGGCTAAACTATGTTCAAAATATCATTCAACAACATCACGGCACCATTACCGTCAGTAGTACAGAAGGGCAAGGCACAGCATTTATTATTTCACTTCCTAAAGCTTCTAATTCATGAGTGCTATCAAAATCTTTTATGTAGAAGATGAAATTTTTCTTTCTAAAATAATTAAAGAGAGTTTGGAAAGCCGTGGCTATGAGGTGTGTTTGGTGCGTGACGGTCGATTTGCAGAGGCCGAACTTTTGAATTTTCAACCTGATATTTGTGTTTTAGATGTAATGCTGCCAAACATAGATGGCTTTGAGATTGGACAGATCGTAAAAAAGCATTTTCCTGAGCTTCCAATTATTTACCTTACGGCCAAAGATCAAACACAAGATGTTCTACAAGGCTTTGAGGTTGGTGCCAATGATTATATTCGCAAACCTTGTAGCATAGAAGAGTTGAACGTTCGCATTCAAAATCTAATGGCACTCACCAAAGGAAAATCAATGCTTACCGCCACTACGCCCTACCAAGTACCCCTTGGCAATTTTATTTTTTATACCCACAAATACATGATGGAATACTTGGGTGGCGACCCCATCAAATTATCACACAAAGAAGTAGAGTTACTAAAACTTTTTGCCCAAAATATAAACCAAACCTTGCATCGGCAAGTCATTTTGGATAAGGTATGGGGCGACGACTCCTTTTTTAATTCTCGCAATTTAGATGTTTACATTACCAAATTGAGGGGATATTTTAAGAAAGATCCCAAAATAAAAATTATCACATTACGTGGGGTTGGCTACCATTTTTTGATCGAAGAATAGACCATTTTTACGCTACACGATGGTTTTTA from Aureispira anguillae encodes:
- a CDS encoding sensor histidine kinase, with translation MNFEQRYRNSKILFGISLLFLVVFLAVWLQNIYQDKIDELQTEVSYLWLKSIKEVENKEFSKRVITSVTNSIDWSNIKQQDTSVHTLIKKIIIDTAKTNLVTDSFLFVNQKEEISVEFSIDSIPFPFLTQQKGNINLQIPPLEGSVNTIMENIEQGLTFILKELNLDEQLLAVKLDSQLLATNIPIQYNILYLKDSIDLEDSHRDRFFIETATGAKYSLKMQHYPSYICQEMWFEFLMGLLLLAIITIAFYYILNNLKEQNRLVSIKNDLISNITHELRTPIFTVSAALEALESFNGLEDPTRTKEYISISKNELNRLSILVEKVLKSSLFEQDTLQIDPEIFLLSRLIATIANSLQLQLEKQNASLDITAIPPTLQVYADKIHLTNVIYNLIDNALKYSADRPPIIHIKSNTTEQTTQIIVSDNGKGIPEEYLDQIFNKFFRVPEGNLHQIKGYGLGLNYVQNIIQQHHGTITVSSTEGQGTAFIISLPKASNS
- a CDS encoding response regulator transcription factor; protein product: MSAIKIFYVEDEIFLSKIIKESLESRGYEVCLVRDGRFAEAELLNFQPDICVLDVMLPNIDGFEIGQIVKKHFPELPIIYLTAKDQTQDVLQGFEVGANDYIRKPCSIEELNVRIQNLMALTKGKSMLTATTPYQVPLGNFIFYTHKYMMEYLGGDPIKLSHKEVELLKLFAQNINQTLHRQVILDKVWGDDSFFNSRNLDVYITKLRGYFKKDPKIKIITLRGVGYHFLIEE
- a CDS encoding T9SS type A sorting domain-containing protein, with protein sequence MLCTIFVITWCNIHSNAQETWVKIDCGTEFTVGLKSDGSLWSWGFNANGQLGLGHTLTQLEPIQVGTDTDWVDISTGGFHCLALKSNGSLWSWGGNFSGQLGIGNQSQQAVPVQVGIDTTWQIIEAGTEHSLAIKKDSSLWSWGGNMNGELGLGNLITVTTPTQVGGTYDWLSISAGTDHSLGIKSNHTLWSWGGNTKGQLGNGTINSQQVPVQVGSNSNWMTIAAGMGYSLALQLDSTLWSWGVNSGSQLGNGTTIDELTPTQIGIGHQWKYISAGAVQALAIKNNHTLYGWGYNLYGQLGNGSASVQSFPVLIGTASNWEMVATAQGFLSSAGFHGLHSAGIKGSLDVICTSGDNSLGQLGNNSTVSSLSFTCATGLLLASNKIKNEAPVLVYPNPTNGLIHIVTAMDKLSPNYYRLYSIEGRLVLNGKAQKSNFELNLEGYPKGVYYLELKTEKEHSCHKIVLK
- a CDS encoding GLPGLI family protein; its protein translation is MKILFVFLLCALTTIRGFAQKTEGTIHYKETIKLDIDFDNMKGLTEEMKAMIPSEQSTNNVLFFNEEAALYTNVDVNEDKDIDYKSDDEDVQIQIKMDAPEQAYYYDFKNKESIERQDLFGKTFLITGNKKKKWKITTESKEILGYTCKKAISMADEGEAMEAWFTTEIPSSVGPRGINDLPGAVLAFSMKDGQYEVVATQIDFEKVDPKKIVKPKKGKKVNRKEYQKIVEAKQKEMAEIYGGNGNVILKTETIER